In the Patescibacteria group bacterium genome, GAAAATTTTAATTCCTTAGCCATCCTTTTAATTTTTTAATAAATATATCTCTCTTAAATGCTTGTAATAAAAATTCATCTTTTTTATTATTCCCTACTACTTTGATATTATTTTTTTTAAATTTTTTTATATAAGTCCTGTGTTCTTCAATGGTCATATTAATCCTATTAAAATGCCATTCACAATAAATTTTGTTAATTAATTTAATTGCTCCAGACTCTATCATGTCTTCAAGTATTTCATACTCTTTCCCCTCAATATCTATTTTCAATACAAGATAATCCTTCTTCTCAAAATTTTTTAATAAAAAATCTGAAAAATTTATTGTGTTAACCAGCTCAAATTTTTCAATATCACAATTTATTTTTTCCTTAAGTAAGGAGTTCCCTTCTTCCCCGTATGTGTCGCCATAATAAAGCTTTACTCCCTCTTGATTTTTTATATCTACAGCTGAATTGTATAATAAAAATCTTTGATCTCTTCCAAATTTTTCTTTAAGAATTAAAAAATTATTTTTTGTTGGTTCAAACAAATAAAATTTTTCAAAATCATTATATATCTCAAGCGCTTTTTCAGCGCTATCTCCGTTATATGCACCTAGGTCTATAAATATCTTTCTTCTATTTTTTTTCA is a window encoding:
- a CDS encoding FkbM family methyltransferase, with the translated sequence MKKNRRKIFIDLGAYNGDSAEKALEIYNDFEKFYLFEPTKNNFLILKEKFGRDQRFLLYNSAVDIKNQEGVKLYYGDTYGEEGNSLLKEKINCDIEKFELVNTINFSDFLLKNFEKKDYLVLKIDIEGKEYEILEDMIESGAIKLINKIYCEWHFNRINMTIEEHRTYIKKFKKNNIKVVGNNKKDEFLLQAFKRDIFIKKLKGWLRN